Proteins from a genomic interval of Trifolium pratense cultivar HEN17-A07 linkage group LG6, ARS_RC_1.1, whole genome shotgun sequence:
- the LOC123890930 gene encoding ATP-dependent Clp protease proteolytic subunit-related protein 3, chloroplastic isoform X2 — MQQKDTLGQSLASYIYHPFQFSVEVSFVYSTAMATTSFRLPISMPTSSTSSSRFTPRRLKTLRTINAISKSKIPMPPFNPNDPFLSKLASVAASSPDTLLKPSSNPDNLPFLDIYDSPQLMANSAVARASARYGGRGRVRRPPPDLPSLLLSGRIVYIGMPLVSAVTELVLAQLMFLNSVEPEEPIYLYINSTGTTRADGETVAFETEGFAIYDALGHMKCQINTLGLGNAIGQACLLLAAGTPGRRFMMPHAKAMIQQPRVPSSGLRSASDLYIHAKEVVTNRDTLVKLLAKHTRNSEETVATKMRRPFYMDAPLAKEFGVIDKILWRGQESLMAEVPTREDWENGTAGAKLGAKSGNRF; from the exons ATGCAACAGAAAGATACACTCGGACAATCTCTCGCCTCATATATCTATCATCCCTTCCAATTTTCAGTTGAAGTGTCGTTCGTGTATTCAACTGCAATGGCTACTACATCTTTTCGATTACCAATATCCATGCCAACTTCATCAACCTCTTCTTCTCGTTTCACTCCAAGAAGATTGAAAACTCTTAGAACAATTAACGCAATTAGTAAATCCAAAATTCCTATGCCCCCTTTCAACCCTAACGACCCTTTTCTCTCCAAACTCGCTTCCGTCGCTGCTTCTTCCCCTGATACACTTCTTAAACCTTCCTCTAATCCCGATAATCTTCCTTTTTTGGATATTTACGATTCTCCTCAACTCATGGCCAATTCCGCa GTTGCAAGGGCTTCTGCTAGATATGGCGGCAGGGGACGTGTCAGAAGGCCACCACCTGACCTGCCTTCATTACTGCTCAGCGGTCGAATTGTTTACATTGGCATGCCT TTGGTGTCGGCTGTCACAGAGCTTGTTCTTGCACAGCTTATGTTCCTGAATTCTGTGGAACCTGAAGAACCGATATATCTCTACATAAATTCCACTGGGACTACACGAGCAGATGGAGAAACG GTGGCATTTGAGACAGAAGGTTTTGCCATTTATGATGCATTGGGTCACATGAAATGTCAG ATAAACACACTCGGATTGGGAAATGCTATTGGTCAAGCCTGTTTACTACTTGCAGCAGGGACTCCTGGCAGACGCTTTATGATGCCGCACGCAAAAG CCATGATTCAGCAGCCTCGTGTCCCATCATCTGGGTTGAGATCTGCAAGTGATCTTTATATTCATGCAAAGGAG GTGGTAACAAACAGGGACACTCTAGTTAAACTACTGGCCAAACATACGAGAAAT TCTGAGGAGACAGTTGCTACCAAGATGAGGAGACCATTTTACATGGACGCACCATTGGCTAAGGAATTCGGGGTCATTGACAAA ATTCTTTGGCGTGGCCAGGAGTCGCTTATG
- the LOC123890930 gene encoding ATP-dependent Clp protease proteolytic subunit-related protein 3, chloroplastic isoform X1, which yields MATTSFRLPISMPTSSTSSSRFTPRRLKTLRTINAISKSKIPMPPFNPNDPFLSKLASVAASSPDTLLKPSSNPDNLPFLDIYDSPQLMANSAVARASARYGGRGRVRRPPPDLPSLLLSGRIVYIGMPLVSAVTELVLAQLMFLNSVEPEEPIYLYINSTGTTRADGETVAFETEGFAIYDALGHMKCQINTLGLGNAIGQACLLLAAGTPGRRFMMPHAKAMIQQPRVPSSGLRSASDLYIHAKEVVTNRDTLVKLLAKHTRNSEETVATKMRRPFYMDAPLAKEFGVIDKILWRGQESLMAEVPTREDWENGTAGAKLGAKSGNRF from the exons ATGGCTACTACATCTTTTCGATTACCAATATCCATGCCAACTTCATCAACCTCTTCTTCTCGTTTCACTCCAAGAAGATTGAAAACTCTTAGAACAATTAACGCAATTAGTAAATCCAAAATTCCTATGCCCCCTTTCAACCCTAACGACCCTTTTCTCTCCAAACTCGCTTCCGTCGCTGCTTCTTCCCCTGATACACTTCTTAAACCTTCCTCTAATCCCGATAATCTTCCTTTTTTGGATATTTACGATTCTCCTCAACTCATGGCCAATTCCGCa GTTGCAAGGGCTTCTGCTAGATATGGCGGCAGGGGACGTGTCAGAAGGCCACCACCTGACCTGCCTTCATTACTGCTCAGCGGTCGAATTGTTTACATTGGCATGCCT TTGGTGTCGGCTGTCACAGAGCTTGTTCTTGCACAGCTTATGTTCCTGAATTCTGTGGAACCTGAAGAACCGATATATCTCTACATAAATTCCACTGGGACTACACGAGCAGATGGAGAAACG GTGGCATTTGAGACAGAAGGTTTTGCCATTTATGATGCATTGGGTCACATGAAATGTCAG ATAAACACACTCGGATTGGGAAATGCTATTGGTCAAGCCTGTTTACTACTTGCAGCAGGGACTCCTGGCAGACGCTTTATGATGCCGCACGCAAAAG CCATGATTCAGCAGCCTCGTGTCCCATCATCTGGGTTGAGATCTGCAAGTGATCTTTATATTCATGCAAAGGAG GTGGTAACAAACAGGGACACTCTAGTTAAACTACTGGCCAAACATACGAGAAAT TCTGAGGAGACAGTTGCTACCAAGATGAGGAGACCATTTTACATGGACGCACCATTGGCTAAGGAATTCGGGGTCATTGACAAA ATTCTTTGGCGTGGCCAGGAGTCGCTTATG